The following is a genomic window from Myxococcales bacterium.
CAGACAATATTTAGGTGTTATTTTAGTTTATTATTTTCCATTAAACACGGTTAAATTGCTTTATGAATTTTACATTTAAATCATTTTCTTTAATTTTATTTACATGCTCTTATTTTCTGCATTCTTCTGATTCAGGTAATATCATTATAGAAGAGGTGCCTCTTTTAAGTAGCTAGAAGATAATGAGCAAGCTATACCACATGATCTTCATGCTGCGGCAAAAGCTGGTAATGACGAAGTGATTATTGAGATGCTCAACAATGGCGCTAAACTTAATAAAAGGGATGCCCATGGTAGAGTTCCTCTTCATTGGGCTGCTCAAAGCGGGCATTTAAGCACCGTCAAGGGATTGATTAAGGCAAGTCGCAAATATTGTCAAAAAATGGGAAAATAAAAGATGCTTTTTTATCTCTATTTTCTTCTGGTATTTATGGCATGATTAATGTTTTGAAGGCGGATTGCGGCGCTCCAAATGCTAAAGATTATTCATCAAAAACGCCCTTCATTTAGCAGTAGAAGCAGGTCAAACAGCAATTATTGAAGAGCTTATTAAGGCTAATGCTAATACTAATATAAAAGACCATCTAGGAGGAACTCCACTACTTGTAGCTGCTGAAGCTGGCTTTGTTGAAGCTATAGAATTATTAACGCAAGTGCCATTTGATCCCTATATAAAAAATAAAGCCGGTGAAAGGGCGCTTTTTCTTGCTGCTCAAGGCGGACACACAAAAGCCATTGAAGCTCTTGTTTCAGCCGGATTTGCTATCAATGGCAAACGAGGAATATTTTTTAATAAAAATAGGGATAAATTCGGTGGAACTCCTCTGCATACGATAGCTGCCACCAACGAAAATCCGGAGATAATGGCCAAACTTTTGGACTTAGGTGGAAACCCCAACGCAAGAAATAGTGATGAACACACTCCCCTAACTTTAGCTATTGCTAATGAAAACCAAGAGGTTGCTTTGCTTTTGATCGAGCAAGGTTCTGATATCAATAGTCGACCGGGTGACGGTCGTTTTCGCTTAAGGAGTGGACGAGCCAGTGAGGCTAGCTATCTTCATTTGGCTGCCAATTGTAAAAGCTTTAATCGCCGAAGGTGCCAATCCAAATAAAAGATGCAACCAAACAGGCTACACAGCTCTTCATTTAGCCGCTCAAAATGGACATGCAGTAGCAATTAGGGAACTTATAAAGGGTTTTGCTGATCCTAATTTAGACTATCAAGTTACGGCGACTAAACAACAAAGAGAAGTAATTTTGGCCGAAAAAACAAAATTAGTTCATCGAAAGCACCCAGCCGACATCGATTTTAAATCTTTATTCTCAAATAAAAGCATTGAGGAGATTAAGGCTGAAGGAGAGAAGAAAGTAGAAAGGATCAGGCGTTTAGAATTAGCGGGCTTACTTTTGCGCTATAGACAACCACTTCATCTGGCTATTCATAATAAAGAGGCCGTTATTGCGTTGATCGAAGGTGGTGCCAATCTGAATGTAAAAGATGCTTACGGCTTCACCCCACTTCATCTGGCTGCTAGCGCTGGGCAAATAGAAGTTATCGAAGCTTTAATAAAAAGCGGAGCAGAGGTGGATGAGCAAGATGACCAAGGAAACACTGCACTTCACTTAGCTATTGTTCGCAAAGAAAAGGATGCCGTTATTGCATTGCTCGAAGGCGGCGCCAATCCTAATATAAAAGAAAATTCTAACAGCTTCACCCCACTTCATCTGGCTGCTAGCGCTGGGCAAATAGAAGTTATCGAAGCTTTAATAAAAAGCAGAGCAGAGGTGGATGAGCAAGATGACCAAGGAAACACTGCACTTCACTTAGCTATTGTTCGCAAAGAAAAGGATGCCGTTATTGCATTGCTCGAAGGCGGCGCCAATCCTAATATAAAAGAAAATTCTAACAGCTTCACCCCACTTCATCTGGCTGCTAACACTGGTCAAATAGAAGTTATCGAAGCTTTAATAAAAAGCGAAGCAGAGGTGGATGAGCAAGATGACCAAGGAAACACTGCACTTCACTTAGCCATTGTTCGCAAAGAAAAGGATGCCGTTATTGCATTGCTCGAAGGTGGCGCCAATCCTAATATAAAAGAAAATTCTAACAGCTTCACCCCACTTCATCTGGCTGCTAACACTGGTCAAATAGAAGTTATCGAAGCTTTAATAAAAAGCAGAGCAGAGGTGGATGAGCAAGATGACCAAGGAAACACTGCACTTCACTTAGCCATTGTTCGCAAAGAAAAGGATGCCGTTATTGCATTGCTTGATGGTGGTGCCAATCCTTACATAGAAAACAATGAAAATTATACTGCCCTTGCCCTCGCCGCAGCCTTAAAAGAAACCACTGTTATGAAAACCCTGGTAACGGCAAATATCGGTCTGAGTGGTAATCTTCATGACGGTTTGGTAGTGCTTCTTCAGGCCATTGAGCATGGATACAAAGAGCTCGCTTTAATATTAATTGATATGGGATATGGGAGCGAAGCATATAAAAATATAATGAACGAAAGTTTATTAGCAAAGAATATTAATGAGATAGCAAAAATTAGAAAAAAAGCCATGTTAACTATTGATAGTGGTTTATTTAATCAAGAATATCACAACGTTATAAATGCCAATTTGGGACATTTTAACAAAGAAATATTTCCAGCATTGAATAAAATTGCAAGCGATGATTTAGCTCACCAGTTAGGATTAAAAAATCCCCTTGATGACCATCAAAATAATGTAGTGATTTCAGGTGAATGTCCTATATGTTTTGATGAAACAGAAAATCTGCTCGATTGTATAGGGGGAAATGATGAGTGTACCCATCAAACTTGCTCGGATTGCCTTAAGGAAAACTTAGAACATTTGATAAAAAATAGGCATGAAAAGCCTGTGTGCCCTAACCAACAATGTCGCTCTTTAGTTAAACTGGCAAACTTTTATCAAGCTGGCTGCGATAAAGAGAACATAGATGCGTTGCAAAGTATTTTGGTGAGATTCTCAGCACAAACCCAATGGAAGGATTACAAACCGTGTTTTACTCCCGAATGTATCAATGGCAAACGTGTTGAGGATGATAATAATTACTTTAGTTGTCCGATTTGTACTTTTGAGGGCTGCTTAGAATGTGGCAAAAAGATTTGTGGTCAGGATTGCGTTTCTCTTTACGGGCAAAAAATGTTGTTCGCTAAGCTCTACAAATTGGGCAAATTGCCACCGCCACCAAAACCGTATAGCGAATATAAAGATGATGATGATGAATCATTCCATGGCAGATATCGTATGTGCCCCCATTGTGGACAGCTTAATGAACGCTCGGAGGGATGTAATGGTATGAAATGCAATCGTTGTAGTGGGCGATACCATTGGAATGATGGTTTAAATAATGTGGAATTGCATGATTATGCTCGTGGTCACATGAACTATGAAGATGTACTAAGGCAAAAAGGGTTTTTAAAATTATTTGATGATATGGAAGATGCGAATGTGCTTTAAAACATGAACTCAATTGAAATAAAATATCTGATTTTAATTGGAAGACAATAGAAAGGGTTATTGCATCAATGTCTAATAAAAAACTTGGCTCTTTCTTTGTTTGCTTACGATGACCACGATTGGTCTGCTACTTGTGGACAAAGCAAATAGACTTCTAAAAGCTTAAAATTAGATCCGCTCAAACAATGCCACAGATTCTACGTGCATTGTTTGAGGAAACATATCAACCGGCTGAATTTTTTTCAAAGAATAACGAGTGAGCAACTGTGCGTCACGAGCCAATGTGTGAGGATTGCAAGAAATATAAACAAGCCGTTTTGGTCCAAAGGTATCGAGTGCTTGACAGACTTTTTGGTCAAGACCTTTTCGTGGGGGATTAAGTAATGCGCAATCGATTCCTTGAAATAATTCAGTTTTATCTTCGATTTTGGCAGTTATAAAGCGTGCATTATGGATGTTATTTATTCGAGCATTTTCTTGAGCATCTACTACAGCCTGCGGCACGCATTCAACTCCTATAACTTCTTTGCACAGACGAGATGCAAGTAGAGTCATGGTGCCAATTCCACAACAAGCGTCTAACACAATAGAATTTTTTGTAAGTTGAGCAAAATTGAGGGCTATTTGGTAGAGAATTTTCGCAGCATGCAAATTAACCTGAAAAAAAGATGCAAGAGAAGTGTTAAAGAGCAAGCCGTCGATTTCTTCCCTAAGATAGGGCTTACCACATAATGTATTGGTTTCTTCACCCAAAATAGTATTTTGTTTTCGTTGGTTAATATTTTCTACTACGCCCACAATATTGGGAAGCAACGTTTTAATAGATTGAGCTAAATTTCTCACATGGCTACTTTCAGTACCATTGGTAACCAAACCTACCAGAATTTCGTTTTTACTGTTGGCTCGCAAAATAAAATGACGCAAACTCCCTGTTTGCGTGCTTTCACAATAGGGCCTAAGCATAGAATTTTGGATCAGTTGGGTTATGTTGTGTGCCGACCGTTCCATTATGGAATGATGTACTAAGCAGCGATCATAGGGAACGACTTCGTGTGTTCCTCGTTTGTAAAATCCGCTCACAATCGTGCTGGCTCTTTGTGTAACCGGCAACTGAATTTTATTTCGGTAATTAAAAGGCTGTGGTGAAGCTAAGCATGGAAAAATCTCGAAAGAATCTTTAGTTGCTAAAGTATTTTTTAAAGCCTCTTTTACTAGTTTATGCTTCTGCTCTAATTGCTCATCATAGGATAAATGCATAATCTGGCAGCCGCCACAAGTTTCAAAGTGAGAACAAGATGGAGTTACTCGTTTTTCGTTGGGTGAGATTATCCTCAACAGCTGTGCACTGGCATAGCTTTTTTTGACCAAGATTATTTTTGCTTGAATTTTTTCATGTGGCAAAGCATGTTCAACAAAAATGGGAAGTCCTTCACTATGAGCAATACCTTCGCCGTGTTTCCCTAGCTTATTGATAATAAGCTGAACATGATCACCTTGTTTCATTTTTCTGCGCTGTTTTTAGAATTTACAAGGGAAAAATGTATAGATAAAGCACAAAAAATCAAATACGGTCTCTTAGAACAAACACAATAAAAATATAACTCACTGATATTAAAGTTATTTTTCTGCAAAGAAACAATATTTTGCTTGGAGCCTTGATTCATATAAAAATGAATCCCAAAAATGAACTAGAACAGTTGTGGGAGGGGTATATCGATAACTTTCAAAAGACTAAATCTCCCACATTTTTTGCAAAAAATTATTTTAAAAATTTGCAGCTAAAGAGGGTTCATTTTTTTCGAGCATATCCAACCACGAATGCCAAAATTTCTGGATTTGTGGCCTTAGTTTTTCATTAAGATAGCCAAACTTACTTTTCATTTCGGTATTATCGTTTCTTTGAAAAATATCCATCCATATCTGAACGGTGTGAGCATCCGCCTCAGGATGGAATTGAAGAGCTAGCGATTTATTGTGCAAAAAAGCTTGGTTTTTATATTGCTTGCTCGATGCTAGCAGGAGTGCTCCCTGAGGAATATCAAAGGTATCATTATGTGCTTCCACTACCGGAAAGTTTTTTAAGAGTTTAAAAGGAGTTTTTTTACCGTGATCGCTAAGAAATAATTCTTTAACCCCAAACTCCCGTCCATTTTCTCCAACGCGCACTGATCCTCCTAAAGAACGAGCCATGAGCTGAGCCCCCAAACATATTCCTATAGATGGTTTTTGATGCAGATCACGGGTTTTTAAAAAACGCATTTCCTCTTCGAGATAGGGGTAACTTTCTGTATCATTTGCACTCATAAGTCCACCGAGAACTACAACTAAATCATAATCAAGTGGATTCATATGGGCCAATTGCATACCGCGATGTTCCGCATCAAATACTGAGATTTGGTAACCGCGCTTTACAAGCTCCTGCTCCAGCATTCCCAGAGGAGCAAAACGAAAATTCTGTATTACAAGAGCATGCTTTTGAGGAGTAATATTTTTGATCGAGGTACATCCTAGCATGAAAAAAATTACAGAAAAAAATAACCACTTTGCTTTCATACATTCCTCATTTCTTGGCTTTATTATTATATTTGTGAATTATCCGCACTAGAAACACTAAAGTTACTGCTTAGGCCTTTCGCATTGTGAAAATTTCTTAGTTTAGAGTTTTTCACGACCTGCAATCTAATAGCGTTTAAAACTAGTTTTGGACTAAAAATAATTTTATTTTTGGTGATCTCAATTTTAAAAAACACTTCTTGGATAACAACTTCTTTGCCAAGTCTGCTCGAGCGCCTTATCAATTCGATCGTGCTCAAGCCCGAGTTCAGACATTAATATTCTTGCTATTCGCAAACTTAACTCGAGCGTCTCAGGTACAACATATTTAGCGCCCAGTTCATGCAAAGGGTCAATATCTTTTATGTCGTTGGCGCGAAGTATAATGGGTAGCTTAGGCCATTTTGTTTGAATTGAGCTGACTATAGTTTTAGCTGAATGTTTCTCGTCAATAGTAATTACGGCTGCTAAGGCAGTGTCTGCATGCACCAAACGCCACAGCTCAATATTTTTCGCATCGCCATAAATTACCGGGAATCCTCTTTTTTGCCAAAAGCGAACTTTTTGGGAATCATACTCAAGTGCAACGAAGGGAATGCCTTGCTCTTGCAAAATAGTACCCAAAATTTGTCCTATACGTCCAAATCCTGCGAGAATCACTATTTTTTCCAAATAGCTATTTTTTTGAATCACGTCATCAGTTGCAGCTAAACCACGAGTAATGAAGGGCGTCAATTCAAAAATTATTGGTGTAAGAAACATAGATAGGGCAGTTACTAAAAGAAAAAATTGCCCTTGTTCAGGATCGATAATTTTTGCAGCAAGCGCTACGCTGATTACCATAAAGGCAAACTCACCCGGCTGAGCTAGGTAGAGAGCCAGCTTCATTGCTTTTTCTTTTATAATTTTAAAAAGTCTTGCTGTAATAAAAATGGTGAATGCTTTAATAATAAAAAGACCTATGACCCAAGAAAACAATAAAACTGGGTGCGTTACAATTTTCCATAAATCTATAATCATACCTATGGACATAAAAAAAACACCCAGCAGTAAGCTTTTCAAAGGACTTATGATGACTTCTACTTCGTAACGGAATTCTGTCTCAGCAATTAATAATCCTGCTAAAAAAGCTCCTAAAGCCCCCGACAGGCCTGCCAGAATAGTAATACTCGCACAGCTCGCCACCATTAAAAGTACAAAAGAACTCAGCCATTCCGGATTTCTGGCATTGCTGACCAAATTAAGTAATGGCCTTAAGAGCCA
Proteins encoded in this region:
- a CDS encoding ankyrin repeat domain-containing protein; the protein is MPFDPYIKNKAGERALFLAAQGGHTKAIEALVSAGFAINGKRGIFFNKNRDKFGGTPLHTIAATNENPEIMAKLLDLGGNPNARNSDEHTPLTLAIANENQEVALLLIEQGSDINSRPGDGRFRLRSGRASEASYLHLAANCKSFNRRRCQSK
- a CDS encoding ankyrin repeat domain-containing protein, with translation MRLAIFIWLPIVKALIAEGANPNKRCNQTGYTALHLAAQNGHAVAIRELIKGFADPNLDYQVTATKQQREVILAEKTKLVHRKHPADIDFKSLFSNKSIEEIKAEGEKKVERIRRLELAGLLLRYRQPLHLAIHNKEAVIALIEGGANLNVKDAYGFTPLHLAASAGQIEVIEALIKSGAEVDEQDDQGNTALHLAIVRKEKDAVIALLEGGANPNIKENSNSFTPLHLAASAGQIEVIEALIKSRAEVDEQDDQGNTALHLAIVRKEKDAVIALLEGGANPNIKENSNSFTPLHLAANTGQIEVIEALIKSEAEVDEQDDQGNTALHLAIVRKEKDAVIALLEGGANPNIKENSNSFTPLHLAANTGQIEVIEALIKSRAEVDEQDDQGNTALHLAIVRKEKDAVIALLDGGANPYIENNENYTALALAAALKETTVMKTLVTANIGLSGNLHDGLVVLLQAIEHGYKELALILIDMGYGSEAYKNIMNESLLAKNINEIAKIRKKAMLTIDSGLFNQEYHNVINANLGHFNKEIFPALNKIASDDLAHQLGLKNPLDDHQNNVVISGECPICFDETENLLDCIGGNDECTHQTCSDCLKENLEHLIKNRHEKPVCPNQQCRSLVKLANFYQAGCDKENIDALQSILVRFSAQTQWKDYKPCFTPECINGKRVEDDNNYFSCPICTFEGCLECGKKICGQDCVSLYGQKMLFAKLYKLGKLPPPPKPYSEYKDDDDESFHGRYRMCPHCGQLNERSEGCNGMKCNRCSGRYHWNDGLNNVELHDYARGHMNYEDVLRQKGFLKLFDDMEDANVL
- the rlmD gene encoding 23S rRNA (uracil(1939)-C(5))-methyltransferase RlmD — encoded protein: MKQGDHVQLIINKLGKHGEGIAHSEGLPIFVEHALPHEKIQAKIILVKKSYASAQLLRIISPNEKRVTPSCSHFETCGGCQIMHLSYDEQLEQKHKLVKEALKNTLATKDSFEIFPCLASPQPFNYRNKIQLPVTQRASTIVSGFYKRGTHEVVPYDRCLVHHSIMERSAHNITQLIQNSMLRPYCESTQTGSLRHFILRANSKNEILVGLVTNGTESSHVRNLAQSIKTLLPNIVGVVENINQRKQNTILGEETNTLCGKPYLREEIDGLLFNTSLASFFQVNLHAAKILYQIALNFAQLTKNSIVLDACCGIGTMTLLASRLCKEVIGVECVPQAVVDAQENARINNIHNARFITAKIEDKTELFQGIDCALLNPPRKGLDQKVCQALDTFGPKRLVYISCNPHTLARDAQLLTRYSLKKIQPVDMFPQTMHVESVALFERI
- a CDS encoding cation:proton antiporter, producing MPNSADHSYELIQMMSHIFLFSAVAGILVPLLQRIRLSPVLGYLVCGIAIGPYGLARLSSDNSWFKYLSVSDTSSVSILGEFGIIALMFVIGLELSLRRLQELKLYVFGLGSTQIIFSGTLIFLVVYALGNNAYTSILLGTSLALSSTAIVMQLLAEKRLNHQKVGTMCFSVLLMQDLAVVPILVLVSSFAPEAGQQTLYLLFGSILVAICAIVFIYVMGRWLLRPLLNLVSNARNPEWLSSFVLLMVASCASITILAGLSGALGAFLAGLLIAETEFRYEVEVIISPLKSLLLGVFFMSIGMIIDLWKIVTHPVLLFSWVIGLFIIKAFTIFITARLFKIIKEKAMKLALYLAQPGEFAFMVISVALAAKIIDPEQGQFFLLVTALSMFLTPIIFELTPFITRGLAATDDVIQKNSYLEKIVILAGFGRIGQILGTILQEQGIPFVALEYDSQKVRFWQKRGFPVIYGDAKNIELWRLVHADTALAAVITIDEKHSAKTIVSSIQTKWPKLPIILRANDIKDIDPLHELGAKYVVPETLELSLRIARILMSELGLEHDRIDKALEQTWQRSCYPRSVF